In a single window of the Methanobrevibacter olleyae genome:
- a CDS encoding ABC transporter permease: protein MKSKFEIGFIAITVIITALLFLVIGSMFLIPSYDGFINSLFSSEMLFAIWLTITTALCSATLVVLTCIPMAYTLSRYDFPLKSLFKVILDLPMAFPEIVIGIALLMFLGNYGIGGFLDDWGIQLVFNNTGIIIAQYFVALPYAIKMLHSTFNYIDPRYEFVSRSLGYSETETFLKITLPLSKQGLFATIIITLARCIGTFAAVLFVGGGILMKTETLAVSMYLQLSTGDIDMAITAGILLVIISFITIAIMEKYASDGHNENLQY from the coding sequence ATGAAGTCAAAGTTTGAAATAGGCTTTATAGCAATTACAGTAATCATAACAGCATTATTATTTCTTGTAATTGGAAGCATGTTTTTAATACCTTCATATGATGGATTTATTAACTCTTTATTTTCCAGTGAGATGTTATTTGCAATATGGCTTACAATTACAACAGCATTATGTTCTGCAACTCTTGTTGTATTAACTTGTATACCTATGGCATACACATTAAGTAGATATGATTTCCCATTAAAAAGCTTATTTAAAGTAATTCTTGATTTACCTATGGCATTTCCAGAAATTGTAATTGGTATTGCACTTTTAATGTTTTTAGGTAACTATGGAATTGGAGGATTTTTAGATGACTGGGGGATACAGCTTGTTTTTAATAATACTGGAATTATAATTGCACAATACTTTGTAGCATTGCCATATGCAATTAAAATGTTGCATTCAACCTTTAATTATATCGATCCAAGATATGAATTTGTATCAAGAAGTTTAGGATATAGTGAAACTGAAACTTTCCTTAAAATAACACTCCCATTATCTAAACAAGGTCTCTTTGCAACAATTATTATTACCCTTGCAAGATGTATAGGAACCTTTGCAGCAGTATTATTCGTTGGAGGGGGAATACTTATGAAAACTGAAACTTTAGCTGTTTCTATGTATTTACAACTTTCAACAGGAGATATTGATATGGCTATTACAGCAGGAATATTACTTGTGATTATCTCATTTATTACAATTGCAATTATGGAAAAATATGCAAGTGATGGTCATAATGAAAACCTTCAATATTAA